Part of the Polyangiaceae bacterium genome, CGGCGCCTGCACCTTGACCGAGCCGTCGGCTAGCAGCGGCACCGTGCCGACCTTGACCCGGTACGCCCAGACTTTGCCGTACTCGTCCTCGGCGACGTTCGGGCTCGCCTCGGCGAAGCTCTTTATGTTCGGCGGCACGCTGGCCCAGGCCTCGAACGACTTCATCTCGGTGTTCACGTGACGGCCCGAGCGCGTGCTCTGGAACAGCATCGCGGCGATCATCGGGAAGTCCACGATGTTGAGCTGGAAGCGATCGGTGCGCTTCTGATCGTCGTCCTCCTGGTAGACCACGCCGTGGAACACCGAGTCGCCGCCGGGGGTGGTGCGAAAGACGCCGCGATCGATGCGACCGAACACCGCGACCGGCCAGATCTCGTCGGCGGCGGGGTCGGACAGCCCCGGCAGCGGCGTGCGCTGTCCGGTGGCCGGATCCACCGCAACCACGTCGAAGTTGCCGCTGAAGTTGCCGAGATCGACCACGTTCGCGGCGTAGCTGACCAGGATGTCACCGTTCGGCAAGAGCGACGGGTTGCGGTAGGCGCCCTGCGTCGGCTGGCCGACGCGACCGGTCGCCGCCGGATCGACGTTGGTGAGCGAGCGCTGATAAAACGGCGTCTTGGCGTACTCGAGCGCGTCCGGATCTTCCGCGTAGTCGTCAGGGTTCTGGCTGACGTTGTCCTGACCGATGGAGCGGTTGATGACGACCAGGGCGCCGGCCAGGTTCGCGGCGCCGCGGTCGCTGGCGATGCCGACGAAGTTCTGGTCGAGCAGCTGCGAGGTCTCCGTCAGCTGGAGGTGACCGAAGTGCGCGCGCTGCCCGAACAGCGGGTGGTAGTCGCCGCCGTCCAGGTTGATGCGTCGCGCGGCGAGTTGGTAGAAGCCGGGCGTCCGCTTCTCGGTGGTCATCAAGAGCTGCCCGTTGATCTTGAACGCCGGGTACATCTCCTGGTTCGACAGGAACGTCACCTGGCGGATCTTTCCCTTCTCGAGCACGTACAGGTTCGCGTTCAGCTTGGAAGGGTCGGCCGCCGAGCGCTGCGGTCCGGGGAACATGTGACCCGCCAGGATGTTGCCGCGGCTGGAGGTGAACACGATGCCGCCATCGGGCGCGAACGCGGGATCGAAGTTGTGGATCAGCTCTCCGTTGTCGGGCACCGGGGCGCCGGTATTGTCGGTCGGCGGCGCGTTGATGATCGGCTCCGGCGCGCAGGCCGAGCCGTCGGCGTTCATCACGTAGACCTTGTAGGGCTCGCTGGCGGCGCTCCGCGCTCCAAACGCGATCCTCTTGCCGTCCCAGGAGACCATCGGGCGGCGCACGTCGGCCGTCGTCGCGTTCAGGCCGCAGCCGCCGAGCAGGCTGGCGTCACCACCGCCGCTGGTGATGGCTCCGTTCGCGTCCAGGGAGGCGTCCACCCAGCGCAGATCCGCACCGGGCCGGTACGTCTCCCAGTCTTGCATCGTCTCCGGCTGGCCGAGCGGCGCGCGCTTCACGTAGACGATGCCCGACAGCGGCGGGAGGTTCTTCAGGCGCTCCGCGCGCTCCTTGGCGATCCAGGCCACCAGCACGCAATAGGGGGTCTGCTCGTCGAGCGGACCGGTCTCGGCGGCTTGCAGATCGCACGCGCTCGGGTCGCCGCCCAGGGCGAAGAGCGGGCCGCCGCGGTGGCGAATGCCGGGGTTGCCCGGACCGGGCTCGAGGTTCTTGCGGATCAGCCGACCGGCGTTCGGATCCGGCGACTCGATGGCGACCTGCTTCAGCACGTCGTGGTAGTTGTGCCGGCTGGACGCGATGCCGAAGTGCCCGCCGCTGGGCGGGCGCGGTCGGAACTCGTTGAACACCGGCGACGAGTGGCAGCCGAGCAGCACGCAGCCGCGCTTGACCAGCATCGGCTGCACGCGCCGGGCGAAGAAGTCGAAGCCCGGATCGGTCGGGATGTTGGTCGGGCCGCCGTGCTGCGTCGCCCAGTCGAGCACGGTCTTGTAGTCGTCGTCGTTCGTGGAGTCGAAGACCCAGCCGCCCTGGTGGTACACTCCGCCGTAGGCGGGGTTCAGCGGCCGCGTCAGGATCTCGCTGAACTGCGGCGAGACGGCGACGTAGTCGCTGGCAGAGAAGTAGTTCCAGCGTTTCTGCTCGTCGGTCTTCCCGCAGGAGATCGGAAACGCCGCCTCCGTCGTGCCGTGGCAGTTCCCCGCCGCGCAGTTCTTCACCAGCCAAGGGTTCACCTTGTCGAGGAAGAGCTGGTAGTCGGGGTTCGTCGGGTCCTTGGTCTTGTCGAAGAGCGCGTCGGTGCCGATGCTCTCGACGCAGGGGTCGCGCTCGATTTCCGGCTGCTTCGGCGCCGCGTTGTTCTTGGTCGCGCCCCGCTCGAGCCAGGCCAAGATGGTGCGGAAGCCCGCCGAGCCCGTGTCCAGGATCGAGCCGCCGGCGTGCGGGATGTCGGTCTGGATCAGGACGTCCTGCCCGTCGTAGTGCGTCAGCTTCAGCATCTGCGGCGAGACGGCCTTGGCGAGCAGCGCGGGCATGCCGTAGGGCCCGTACTTCGCCAAGAGGTCCTTGCGCTTCGCGACCATCTCGTAGCTGGTCACGTCGAGGTTGCCGAGGGCGTTGCCGCGGTCGTCGGCGACGATGTGACACTGCGAGCCCGTCGGGCTGACCACGCACGAGCCGGTCAGGATGGGCGAGATCTTGCGGTCGTAGTAGCTACCCTCCGCTTCGACGTCGCGCTGACTACAGCTCGCCCCGCCCCAGAGAGTCAGACCGAGCAGAAGCGACAAGGCAACCGGGCGCGATTCGAACATGTGAGCGGCCTCCCAGGCGCCCATTTTGGTCGGTTTGGGGACAGTCCGCGTTGACGGGCGTCATTTGCAGGGTGCACCCTGGCGCAGCATCTGCGGACCCCGATGCGGCTCATATTCGCCAAGACGATCCACACCTTAGCGGCCGGGACGGGCGACGCCCTGGCGCTGGAGGGGGAACGTGTCGTCGCGGTGGGCGCCCGGAACGAGCTCGCCGCGCGCTTTCCGGGGGCGACCCGAGTCGATCTGGGCACCCGTGTCGTCGTGCCGGGGTTCGTGGACGCGCACCACCACCTGTCGATGCGCTGCGCGCTCGAGACCGGCATCGACTGCCGGCCCGCCGCCGCAGCCGACATCGACTCGCTGCTCGCGCGCCTGGCCAAAGCGGCCGCAAAGCTCGAGCGCGGCGCGTGGGTCGTCGGCTGGGGTTACGACGAGCTCGAGCTGGCGGAGCGCCGCCACCCGACTCGCTGGGAGCTCGACGCGGCCTGCCCGGAGCACCCGGTGCTGTTGTTCCACTACAGCTGCCACGAGCTCGTCGCGAGCAGCCGCGCGCTCGCGCTCGCCAAGATCGACGACACGAGCCCGGAGCCACCCGGCGGCAGCCACGAGCGCGACCGACGCGGCAGGCTGACGGGGCGGTTGGTCGAGGCAGCGCTGTGTCCCGTCGAGCGCCTGGGCGTTCCGGACCGACTGGCGCGCTCCGCCGACGCGGTGCTCGCCCGGCTCGACGCCGCGCAAGAAGAGCTGTTCCGCGTGGGCGTCACCCACGTCGCGGATCCCACCGTGCCCTCGGAGATGGACGCGCTCTACCGCCGCGCGCTCGCCGAGGGGCGCCTGCGCGTGGGCGTGACCGCGATGCCGGTCTCGGAGCTCGGCTATCTCCGCCCGGGCTGGGACGTCGTCGAGCGCGGCCCGCGCACCGGCGAGGGCGGCGACCGCTACCGCGTCGGCCCGCTGAAGCTGATCTTCGACGGCGCCAACCGCTGCGCAATCTGCGCGTCGAGCGCCGACATCGTGCGCCTGTCGCTTTCGGGCCTGCGGGGTGCGCTGCGCGCGCGGCGCTGGGACGTGCTCCGCACCATGGCCGACACCGGGCCGAGGCGCATGGCCGGGCAGTGGCGCACGGGTTTCTCGTTCCTGGAGGGCAGAGAGGCCCGCGAGCTCGTGGCGCGGGCGACGGACGCTGGGTTCTCGCTGGCGATGCACGCCATCGGCAACGCCGCCACCGACGAGGTGCTGGCGGCGGTGATGGCGGCCCGCAGCCGGCAAAGGGACGTGCCCGCGCCGCGCATCGAGCACGCCTCGTTCTTGCGCCCCGATCAGCCGCGCCGGATCGCCGACGCGGGCATCTCCGTGGTCGTTCAGCCGGCGTTCTTGCGCTTGCCGGCCATGGACCTGGTGCGTATGCCGAAGACGTTCGCCACCATGCCGCTGCGTGCGCTGCTCGACGCCGGCGCGTGCGTCGCCGGCAGCTCGGACGCGCCGGTCATCGACTTCGATCCGCTCGCCGCCATGCAGAGCGCGATCACACGCAAGACGGCGTCCGGCGACGTGCTCGACCCCGGCCAGGCGATCG contains:
- a CDS encoding amidohydrolase → MRLIFAKTIHTLAAGTGDALALEGERVVAVGARNELAARFPGATRVDLGTRVVVPGFVDAHHHLSMRCALETGIDCRPAAAADIDSLLARLAKAAAKLERGAWVVGWGYDELELAERRHPTRWELDAACPEHPVLLFHYSCHELVASSRALALAKIDDTSPEPPGGSHERDRRGRLTGRLVEAALCPVERLGVPDRLARSADAVLARLDAAQEELFRVGVTHVADPTVPSEMDALYRRALAEGRLRVGVTAMPVSELGYLRPGWDVVERGPRTGEGGDRYRVGPLKLIFDGANRCAICASSADIVRLSLSGLRGALRARRWDVLRTMADTGPRRMAGQWRTGFSFLEGREARELVARATDAGFSLAMHAIGNAATDEVLAAVMAARSRQRDVPAPRIEHASFLRPDQPRRIADAGISVVVQPAFLRLPAMDLVRMPKTFATMPLRALLDAGACVAGSSDAPVIDFDPLAAMQSAITRKTASGDVLDPGQAIEPAEALAMYTREAARVCGELESRGTLEPGKRADFVVLSADPLRALGEARVEATWVGGRVAWEGADGSDAAAAYSQ
- a CDS encoding PD40 domain-containing protein: MFESRPVALSLLLGLTLWGGASCSQRDVEAEGSYYDRKISPILTGSCVVSPTGSQCHIVADDRGNALGNLDVTSYEMVAKRKDLLAKYGPYGMPALLAKAVSPQMLKLTHYDGQDVLIQTDIPHAGGSILDTGSAGFRTILAWLERGATKNNAAPKQPEIERDPCVESIGTDALFDKTKDPTNPDYQLFLDKVNPWLVKNCAAGNCHGTTEAAFPISCGKTDEQKRWNYFSASDYVAVSPQFSEILTRPLNPAYGGVYHQGGWVFDSTNDDDYKTVLDWATQHGGPTNIPTDPGFDFFARRVQPMLVKRGCVLLGCHSSPVFNEFRPRPPSGGHFGIASSRHNYHDVLKQVAIESPDPNAGRLIRKNLEPGPGNPGIRHRGGPLFALGGDPSACDLQAAETGPLDEQTPYCVLVAWIAKERAERLKNLPPLSGIVYVKRAPLGQPETMQDWETYRPGADLRWVDASLDANGAITSGGGDASLLGGCGLNATTADVRRPMVSWDGKRIAFGARSAASEPYKVYVMNADGSACAPEPIINAPPTDNTGAPVPDNGELIHNFDPAFAPDGGIVFTSSRGNILAGHMFPGPQRSAADPSKLNANLYVLEKGKIRQVTFLSNQEMYPAFKINGQLLMTTEKRTPGFYQLAARRINLDGGDYHPLFGQRAHFGHLQLTETSQLLDQNFVGIASDRGAANLAGALVVINRSIGQDNVSQNPDDYAEDPDALEYAKTPFYQRSLTNVDPAATGRVGQPTQGAYRNPSLLPNGDILVSYAANVVDLGNFSGNFDVVAVDPATGQRTPLPGLSDPAADEIWPVAVFGRIDRGVFRTTPGGDSVFHGVVYQEDDDQKRTDRFQLNIVDFPMIAAMLFQSTRSGRHVNTEMKSFEAWASVPPNIKSFAEASPNVAEDEYGKVWAYRVKVGTVPLLADGSVKVQAPAGYPVVLAVEQQLKGDTKPTLHHQREELQFYPGEWLTLSFRREVFNNFCGGCHGPTTGKEFDVSIKPDIISHASKSDQRNAKPLDAASGFKPETFMGPPYP